A window of Cryptomeria japonica chromosome 3, Sugi_1.0, whole genome shotgun sequence contains these coding sequences:
- the LOC131054803 gene encoding uncharacterized protein LOC131054803 yields the protein MFSRAEVFTEGVNMSDTQIAKLLKLVKDLRNQIDRQQGISSPSKLVKDLGNQIDGQQGTSSPNNRLKADSFNENPQARIELQNKLGYRFKDEGLLKRAVNLFSENWENDHGIFKMLGKIIIQTCESYRLVKENPKISKGDVQTSLNKFFGGREYAKGARGLGLEAFVRSPSGNCRCRSKKSVNEIDCMYAALVGAVAVDSSIEQASSMFLALSR from the exons ATGTTTAGTAGGGCTGAAGTTTTCACAGAGGGAGTAAATATGTCGGACACCCAAATAGCAAAGCTGTTGAAGCTGGTGAAGGACCTCAGAAACCAGATCGACAGACAACAG GGAATATCATCGCCAAGCAAGCTGGTGAAGGACCTTGGAAACCAGATCGACGGACAACAG GGAACATCATCGCCAAATAATAGGTTGAAAGCAGACAGCTTCAATGAAAATCCCCAGGCGCGGATTGAATTACAAAATAAATTAGG GTACAGATTTAAGGACGAAGGGTTGCTGAAAAGGGCGGTTAATCTTTTCTCAGAGAACTGGGAGAATGACCATGGTATTTTTAAAATGCTTGGAAAGATCATAATTCAGACTTGCGAGTCTTACCGTTTGGTGAAGGAGAATCCAAAAATCTCAAAGGGCGATGTACAGACAAGTTTGAATAAATTCTTTGGGGGCAGAGAGTATGCGAAAGGAGCGCGTGGGTTGGGATTGGAGGCGTTTGTGCGGAGCCCATCTGGCAATTGCCGCTGCCGCAGCAAGAAAAGTGTTAATGAGATTGATTGCATGTATGCTGCCTTGGTTGGAGCAGTTGCAGTGGACAGCTCCATAGAACAGGCATCATCCATGTTTTTAGCCCTCAGCAGATGA